ATCTGTGCCAAGAAAAGCCAAAACTATCTCCTTTTAGGTTGTTCGTATATTCTTAATTGCTAAAATAACAATAACTTGAGTCATATTCAAGAAGAACAAATCTCGCCAGCTAATATTGAAATGCCCCAAATGACTCATCGGGTTGAAGGCTATTCTGCGACAGCCTGCTGGGCGGGATTGTTTTGCCGATCATGATATGGTTATCACAAAGTTTTGATTTTATTCAGGAGATATTTACAGTTCATTGATATTGGATATTACAAATTGATTAGTCCAAAATCAATAATTTTCTCGGAATTATTGGATATAGGATGGATAGAATAAAATGATTCTAGTTATTGAACTTCGGAGCTTGAAAGGATCGCTCAGGAGCTACCAAATCCCCACCAGACCTTCATAGAAGCTCACCATTCGGTTTTCTATATTCGGATGAGGTAATATTGAGGATAATTCCCTTTATAACTTATATCGAACCTTGAAAGATCGGATTCAGAGGATGGTTAGAAAAAAAGAATTGTTTTTCTGCGTAATCGTACCCCTACACCCCAAATAATCATGATGGGGCGGCGATTAGAAATATCCGCATGATAATTTATAACATTTTCAAAGACGTACGAACTGCTCCGAGTTGACCAATTTTTATATCTCTTTTATATTAACAGCCCCTGCCAGTTTTACCACTCGATGGGGTATGGGCATGGAAATCACCGCAAACTCCTTATTAAAGCGCATGCTGTTTTGATTGATTGTCGATATTTCATTTTGCTTAATGTCAAATTAGTCAACTTTCTTTGTTTAAGATTTTCCCTTATCTGACCTAGAAGTATTTCCCGTTCTTCGTTTGGCGTTTTATATCTCTTTCTCATACTCTTCAATTTTCTTTTACGCTCCTGTTGTTAATATTCCAACATTTCCGACAATACGATTGATGATAGCGCGGTTCATTCTAGCATTAACAAAACCGCCATTACTTACGGCATGTGTTGCGAAAATTATTTTTACTTAGTTGCAATTACGGCACTTGAAGGCCCTGTCAATGGCATAGTAGAAGTTTCTCTATAGCCAATTTCCTTTGCCCACCTATCAAAGTCCGCTAAAGAAAAGTCATAACCTTCAGGTGTTTCTATCAACATATTTAATGACATCATGAGACCAAAAGCATTTTTACTGCGGTCGTCATCTATAATGTTCTCAAGAACCACTAAGGCCCCTCCTTGAGGTAGGGCGTCATAAGCTTTTTTGATGAGCATCTTTTTATCCTGAGTTCCCCAATCATGAAGAATATTTCCCATAGTAATTATATCCGCTTTTGGAAAGTCTTCCTTGAAAAAATCTCCGGATTGAATAATTATTTTATCACCCAGGCTCATGTTGTTTATAGTTTCTGTTGCTACTGGACTTACGGGAGGTAAGTCAAAGGAAATACATTTCATATGATCATTATTCAGAACTACTTGGGCAGAAAGATACCCTCCAGCACCTCCTATATCGCAAAGCGTACCATAGTTGGAAAAATCAAACTTTTTAGAAAAAGTCATGAAGTTTCCCATTTGTATACCGCCCATTGCTTTTAAAAATTCTCGAAGATTTTCTTCGTTGGCATAAAGTTCTTCAAAAAGAGGTTTACCACCGGTTTTCGTTTCATTTTGAGGGGCACCTGTTTTTAATCCATCTTCAAGATTATGCCAGAATGGATATAACCTATTATTAGACATTTCTAACATACCACCAACATAGCTTTGTTTATTTTTGTCGAGAAATAAATCCGTATCTTCTGCGTTTCTGTACAAAGCAGTTTCCTTCAAGCCACTTCTTTTTAAAAAACCTAATGCTACCAAGGTGTCTAAAAAATCATAAAGACCTCTTTCATGCAAGCCTAATCTTGTCTTAATGTCTTGTCCTGATAACTCCCCATTTGCTAAATAAGTAAATAGCTCCATATTAACTGCTGTGAGTAGTGTTTTTGATGCCCAAAATCCCATTCCGATTTGCATTATTTTAGAAGGGTTTACTTGTTTTTCTGTCATTGCTTCCATATCTATTCCTTTTCTAATTGTTATAGTTATTATAATAATTTTTGTTAACTAATTTCAACCCGTTTTTTCTCACGGGCTTTTATTTAATGGGAAAGTTCTGTTGCACTTCTTTTCGTTCCTTGCCACCAAAAGGTATCAACGGACACATGAACACTTGTAAAATGATTCTATTGGCATACTCAGAAGGATCCATATGTAGCATGGGGGTAACCCTTTCCAAAAAAAGGGGTGGGGGCATCAATCACCCGCCACCCACTTTGGTGTCCATATGGTGTCTATAATTGGACACAATTGGTATAAATACAGCAAAATTGGTATAAATCAACTACTACTATAAGTTATTGTAAAAACATAAACTTACTTGAATTTCAAAAGGATACGGGGATAGTGGGTAATGGGTTTAGAAGTCCGTTGCTCCATGTCATTTATGAATTTTTCTCTACTACATCAATTCGGGAAGTTTATCTATCGCTTCGTCTTTCTTTTTGTCTATCAGTTTAGCATAGATTTGGGTGGTTTTTATATCTTTGTGGCCTAATAATATTTGAAGAACTTTGCCAATGAGTAAATTCTACAAAACCAAAATAGGCGGTACTAAGTCCTGGTATTACTGTTTCGTTTACCAGAGCAAGAAATACAGAGGTGTAGGGAGAACCACATCAGAAACCCCCACTGGATATATTTTCTTAGTTAGCTACCTTATAAGGAAAAATTTCTAAAAAATATTTAGCGACGGGTATATATATATCTTACCTACCCCTCATTTTTTTGGGTGTATGGAGTCTCGGAATCGGAATAAATCTGAGCACCGTGACGCTACCGTGACACGACTCTGTTAAAAAGGGGTTAAAATGAGTCAAAACCAGTTAAATTGGAATCAAATAATAAACCCCATAACAATTTAATATTACAGGGTTTAAGCAGTGCGCCCACTAGGAATCGAACCTAGAACCTGCGGATTAAGAGTCCGTTGCTCTGCCAATTGAGCTATGGGCGCATATATTGTTTTTTAAAGACTTACGAACCTCCAGTTTTCACAATTTTCATCTTGGTATACATAACTGGCTTATAAACGTTCCAAAGCCAGTCTTTTATGCTCATTACTCAAATGAGAATATCTCATCGTTGTTGTAATTTGCTTATGCCCTAAAAGCTCTTTCTTATATGATCGTTTGTAAGATTTACTATAACTAAGTTATTCTTTGCTGAACTCATTGAATTTGACACGCTTCTCAGACTTCTTCAAACCAAAATGCCCTTGCGCAATCTTTCCTTTCCTGGCTTCAAAAGCTCTTTGAGCCAGCTTTTTGATGGTTCCTACACTTTCCTGTTTTCTTTTTCAATTGTAGTAATAGTCGATAAACCATTTGCTATTTTGGTTATAAATAGCCATTGGATACCTCACTATTGTTAATAGAAAAAGAATATTTAAGTCCAATGTAGTGAATAATTTGTGATGTTTCAAGCATAATACTATCGTTTTAAAGTAAATTTCAGATCAATAGACCTGGACTTCCTGAGTTTGTGATTTAAGCCATTTTTTAAGCCCTCTTGGATCAAATTTGACCAGTCGACTAACTTTTATAAATGGTATTTTTCTCCGGCTGCCCCATGAATAAAGCGTTGGCACTTTTATGCCTAAATAGTCTGAAGTCTCTTCAATATTTAATAGTTTTTTCAATTCTGATCCAAGTGGTTAACTTTGGTATTACCAACACTCAAATAATCTGCCACGTGGCTTCAGTTATTTGAGAGACTTTAATTTGTTGCATTTTTGATTAGCGACATTTAAAAGTCCCTATTAACGACAATTAAAATTCCCTTTTTTTAGGAGGGTATTCATACCATTTAAGTCAAACCAAATGGAGGCTTAGATGGTAACAGAACAACAAGTGCGGAGGTTAATGAGACTAATGCAGACAGAGAGGACACAAAGTATCGCAGCATCCAAAGCTGGGATGGATGTAAAGACAGCAAGGAAGTATATTCGTTTAAAAAGACTTCCCAGCGAAATAAACGTTGAACATCCCTGGCTTACCCGAGAAGACCCGTTTTCTGAAGTATGGGACGAGGTAAAAACCAAATTGCAGATTAATCCTGGTCTTGAAGCAAAAACGCTTTTTGACTATTTACAAGGCCAATATCCCGGCAAATTTTCAGATGGCCAGTTACGCACTCTCCAGCGACGTGTAAAACATTGGCGCAGCACCGAAGGCCCAGCCAAAGAGGTATTTTTTGCTCAACAACATCATCCTGGACAATTGTGTCAATCCGATTTTACTCATATGGATGATTTAGGGGTTACAATTAATAAAGTTCCATTTAACCATATGATCTATCATTTTGTTCTCACCTATTCCAATTGGGAAACTGGGACGATCTGTTTTTCGGAGAGTTTTGAAAGCTTAAGTAATGGCTTACAAAATGCACTTTGGGAATTGGGCGGCGTCCCAGATAGCCACCAGACAGATCGATTGAGCGCTGCGATAAATAACAGTTGCAGCCATAAAGTATTTACTCAGCGTTATGCCAGCTTGTTAAGGCATTATAAATTGCATGGCCGAAAGATACAGCCAGGCAAAGCCAATGAAAATGGCGATGTAGAACAACGTCATTTTCGCTTTAAAAAAGCTCTGCAACAATCATTTATGCTTGGCGGCAGTAGCGATTTTCAGAATCGCGACGAGTATGAACACTATCTTAAAAATTTGTTCAACCAGCTAAATTCAAACCGGCGAAAACGATTTGAAGAGGAATTGACTGTTTTGCATCGTTTACCCAATTCTCGTCTGGATTGCCGTAAAAACATGGAGATCAAAGTTGGTCCCAGCAGCACCATTCGGGTAAGCCACAATATTTATTCGGTTCACAGCCGTCTCATTGGCGAGATCGTAAAAGTTCGATTGTATTCAGATTATCTGGAAATCTGGTATGCTCAAAAATGCATAGAGAAAATCCCCAGACTTCGAGGCGAGAGTCGTTCTCATATTCAATATCGCCACATTATCGATTGGTTGATTCGTAAACCAGGAGCTTTTGCCAACTATCGATATAAAAAGGATTTGTTTCCTACGCATCGATTCCGCATGGCTTATGATTATTTAGGTCGCCATTCTCATCCTAAAGCAGCCAAAGAATATTTGAAAATATTATATCTGGCCGCAAGGGAAAATGAAACCGCCGTAGATCATGCGTTGGACTATATGTTTATAAAAAACATCCCCATCTGCTGCGAAACAGTTCGAGAACTGATTCAATCAGACCAAAAACTTGAAAAGTCAAAAGATGTTAACATTGACTCTGTTGACCTAAATATTTATGATCAACTGTTATTAGGAAAATGGACAGTGACATGTTAGAGAAACAAATCAATCACTATTTAAAAGAACTTCATTTGCCGACTGTAAAGTCTTGTTACCAGGAACAAGCTCATTTAGCCAGACAAGACTCCTTGAGTTACGAACAATATCTTTTAGAACTTATCGAAAGAGAGCGTGAGGTGAGACGTTATAATCGCATCACACGTATACTCAGAGAATCGAAATTACCCCTGGAAAAGACGTTAGAATCTTTTGATCGCAAACGATTACCCGGTAGAGTTAATTCTCAAGTGAGCGTTTTATTGGATGGTTCATTTTTGGATCGTTGTGAAAACATATTGGCCTTTGGGAATCCTGGCAGCGGCAAAACCCATTTGTTATGTGCGATAGCTCAAGAGCTTGTGCAACAGGGAAGAAGGATATTATTCAGTCCGTGCAATCTTTTGGTTCAACAAATGTTAATCTTGAAACGAGATTTCAAGTTGCCTCGTTTCTTAAAACAACTAGCCAAATATGATGCGTTGATTCTTGATGATATTGGCTATATTCAACAAAATCGTGAAGAGATGGAAGTCCTGTTTACGCTTTTGGCAGACCGATATGAAAGAGGAAGTATTATGTTAACCAGTAACCTTCCCTTTTCAAAATGGGAAACCATTTTTAAGGATCCAATGATAACAGCAGCGGCAATTGATCGGTTGGTTCATCATAGTGTGATTCTTGAACTAAATATCAAAAGTTATAGATTGGAACAATCCCAAATAAAACAAACAGAATGATTAAAAAATTAAACGGAAAGGTGGTGATGTTTTTTTGCAATGGTTAACCATTGCAAGGAATAGGGAATAAGTAGACCATACGATCATCACTGGTTCAATGACATATAATGATTAATGAGATAC
The DNA window shown above is from candidate division KSB1 bacterium and carries:
- a CDS encoding methyltransferase, with product MTEKQVNPSKIMQIGMGFWASKTLLTAVNMELFTYLANGELSGQDIKTRLGLHERGLYDFLDTLVALGFLKRSGLKETALYRNAEDTDLFLDKNKQSYVGGMLEMSNNRLYPFWHNLEDGLKTGAPQNETKTGGKPLFEELYANEENLREFLKAMGGIQMGNFMTFSKKFDFSNYGTLCDIGGAGGYLSAQVVLNNDHMKCISFDLPPVSPVATETINNMSLGDKIIIQSGDFFKEDFPKADIITMGNILHDWGTQDKKMLIKKAYDALPQGGALVVLENIIDDDRSKNAFGLMMSLNMLIETPEGYDFSLADFDRWAKEIGYRETSTMPLTGPSSAVIATK
- a CDS encoding ATP-binding protein; amino-acid sequence: MDSDMLEKQINHYLKELHLPTVKSCYQEQAHLARQDSLSYEQYLLELIEREREVRRYNRITRILRESKLPLEKTLESFDRKRLPGRVNSQVSVLLDGSFLDRCENILAFGNPGSGKTHLLCAIAQELVQQGRRILFSPCNLLVQQMLILKRDFKLPRFLKQLAKYDALILDDIGYIQQNREEMEVLFTLLADRYERGSIMLTSNLPFSKWETIFKDPMITAAAIDRLVHHSVILELNIKSYRLEQSQIKQTE
- a CDS encoding helix-turn-helix domain-containing protein — its product is MKKLLNIEETSDYLGIKVPTLYSWGSRRKIPFIKVSRLVKFDPRGLKKWLKSQTQEVQVY
- a CDS encoding IS21 family transposase is translated as MQTERTQSIAASKAGMDVKTARKYIRLKRLPSEINVEHPWLTREDPFSEVWDEVKTKLQINPGLEAKTLFDYLQGQYPGKFSDGQLRTLQRRVKHWRSTEGPAKEVFFAQQHHPGQLCQSDFTHMDDLGVTINKVPFNHMIYHFVLTYSNWETGTICFSESFESLSNGLQNALWELGGVPDSHQTDRLSAAINNSCSHKVFTQRYASLLRHYKLHGRKIQPGKANENGDVEQRHFRFKKALQQSFMLGGSSDFQNRDEYEHYLKNLFNQLNSNRRKRFEEELTVLHRLPNSRLDCRKNMEIKVGPSSTIRVSHNIYSVHSRLIGEIVKVRLYSDYLEIWYAQKCIEKIPRLRGESRSHIQYRHIIDWLIRKPGAFANYRYKKDLFPTHRFRMAYDYLGRHSHPKAAKEYLKILYLAARENETAVDHALDYMFIKNIPICCETVRELIQSDQKLEKSKDVNIDSVDLNIYDQLLLGKWTVTC